One genomic region from Haloterrigena gelatinilytica encodes:
- a CDS encoding DUF7124 domain-containing protein: MTDRIDLDDLETDTEEAEETGNRGDWLWRDDGATEPADEPDSPAAGTTEGTADADPATETGDDGAETDGPDRAPAPHVPKTDESTPVGIPTEGSGSSGSTGTTAGASDRGTESMRPMGAAPSETSNAADAAEPASGPHGGGADEMTTAITYGALRRLEHPAAVVADAAGWSDWVGIVGDVPAHVIQKFQRDRGIDVDFFNGTGTGPGERLAAIDRNSMFYADRMVVVGLAGEDDPIAEAADWEFVPLETAAEKADWKLADAE; the protein is encoded by the coding sequence GTGACTGACCGGATCGATCTCGACGACCTCGAGACCGATACCGAGGAAGCGGAGGAGACGGGGAACCGGGGCGACTGGCTGTGGCGCGACGACGGGGCGACGGAGCCGGCGGACGAACCCGATTCGCCAGCGGCGGGAACGACGGAAGGGACGGCAGACGCAGATCCGGCGACCGAGACGGGAGACGACGGCGCGGAGACGGACGGCCCGGACCGCGCGCCGGCTCCGCACGTCCCCAAGACGGACGAGAGCACGCCCGTCGGGATTCCGACCGAGGGCTCCGGATCGAGCGGATCGACGGGGACGACGGCGGGAGCGAGCGACCGGGGAACCGAGTCGATGCGACCGATGGGTGCGGCGCCGTCGGAGACGTCGAACGCGGCGGACGCCGCCGAGCCGGCGTCGGGCCCCCACGGCGGCGGCGCCGACGAGATGACGACGGCGATCACCTACGGCGCGCTCCGCCGACTCGAGCACCCGGCGGCGGTCGTCGCGGACGCCGCCGGCTGGAGCGACTGGGTCGGCATCGTCGGCGACGTTCCCGCTCACGTGATCCAGAAGTTCCAGCGCGACCGCGGGATCGACGTCGACTTCTTCAACGGCACCGGGACCGGCCCCGGCGAACGCCTCGCCGCGATCGACCGTAACTCGATGTTCTACGCCGATCGGATGGTCGTCGTCGGACTCGCGGGCGAGGACGACCCCATCGCCGAGGCGGCCGACTGGGAGTTCGTCCCCCTCGAGACGGCGGCCGAGAAGGCCGACTGGAAACTCGCGGACGCCGAGTGA
- a CDS encoding TorD/DmsD family molecular chaperone gives MSVNQQALYEARLELVNFLIDAFADVPSEAFVETICSEDVLLPDEGAGEKLDEGFATLESFIEANRDREVDAVRDDLEREFTRLFVGPRPPILPHETYYREDTDFRGAGLAKVEASYGAAGWSPPEEYPEENDYIAVELAFLRYLIRQQRAGYEETVGYQRVFHEEHLSEWIPAFAADVRETADERFYEAVASILEGYVAFEEEIAMSMA, from the coding sequence ATGAGCGTAAACCAACAGGCGCTATACGAAGCACGGCTCGAGCTGGTGAACTTCCTGATCGACGCGTTCGCGGACGTGCCCAGCGAGGCGTTCGTCGAGACGATCTGCTCGGAGGACGTCCTGTTGCCCGACGAGGGCGCCGGCGAGAAACTCGACGAGGGGTTCGCGACGCTCGAGTCGTTCATCGAGGCGAACCGCGATCGGGAGGTCGACGCCGTACGAGACGACCTCGAGCGCGAGTTCACCCGGCTGTTCGTCGGCCCGCGGCCGCCGATCCTCCCCCACGAGACCTACTACCGCGAGGACACGGACTTCCGCGGCGCGGGACTGGCGAAAGTCGAGGCCAGCTACGGCGCTGCGGGCTGGTCGCCACCCGAGGAGTACCCCGAGGAGAACGACTACATCGCCGTCGAACTCGCCTTCCTCCGGTATCTGATCCGTCAGCAGCGGGCCGGCTACGAGGAGACCGTCGGCTACCAGCGCGTCTTCCACGAGGAACACCTCTCCGAGTGGATCCCCGCGTTCGCTGCCGACGTTCGCGAGACCGCCGACGAGCGGTTCTACGAGGCCGTCGCCTCGATCCTCGAGGGGTACGTCGCGTTCGAGGAGGAGATCGCGATGAGCATGGCCTGA